The bacterium sequence AATATTTGTTTGTGACATTAGTGGTCAGTTTTGTTGTGCAATTCGATCAATGTCGATTGGGATGCGGCGCAAATTTTTTCAACTCCGTCTTTGACGACGAAAACGTCAGAGCGGCAAACCGTAAGTGTCTTTCCGTATTTGAGAACGTGGGAGCGTCCAATGAGTAATGCCCCGTCTGCGGGTGAAATTAAGTTCAACTTGAATTCAACGGTTAATATGGAAGAGTTCTTGTCCATTAAAGAATAGGCAGCATATCCTGCGGCGTTGTCAGCAACCGTGCCGACAATGCCTGCATGGAAAAATGAATGTTGCTGGGTTATGTTAATATTATACGGAACGTGAATCTCACAAAACCCGGGTTCTGTTTTAATAAGCTTCGCGTTGATCAGGCTCATGAA is a genomic window containing:
- a CDS encoding PaaI family thioesterase, whose product is MIYTPKDKDYSTRVKESFDRQNFMSLINAKLIKTEPGFCEIHVPYNINITQQHSFFHAGIVGTVADNAAGYAAYSLMDKNSSILTVEFKLNLISPADGALLIGRSHVLKYGKTLTVCRSDVFVVKDGVEKICAASQSTLIELHNKTDH